The Pseudomonas sp. MPC6 nucleotide sequence CTCATGACTTTCAATCTCGACGCCATCGTGGGTCACGCTGATGTGATGATCGTGAACCCGCAGCACGGTGCGGCATGGCAAACCAATGATCGAATAACGGCCCCACTTTTCGCCGCCCTGCACCGATTCGAGCAGGTAGGAGTTCGGCTCATCGGCCAGTTTCAGGTAGATCGACAGCGGGGTGTCGAAGTCGGCCAGGGTTTCGCAGGCAAGCGGGATGCGGTTGTAGCCGGCAGCGGCCAAACGCAGGAATTCTTCGCGGATCATGGGGTAGCCTCGTGGCTTGAGGGTCTAACAGTCAGGTATGCAAACGCGCCGGGATGCCGGCCAGGAACAAGTCAGGCGCGCCAACGCCAGCGGGCCAGGGCCTTGATGACTTTCATCCAGAGTTTGCGAGTGACCACCACGATGGCGTTTCCAGAAGGGGGTTGAACAGCGTCGGCCAACGTTATCTCAGCGGCCGGATCCAGGCAACCGCGAATTAGCTTGCGCAGATCGTCGATCACCAGCGCCGGCGACTCTTCGGCAATCGGCCGGCCATGGTTATAGCCATAACTGAGCGCCACGCATTTGACCCCCGCCGCTTTCGCCGCCTGTACATCGCTGCGCGAGTCGCCGACGAACAACGATTGGGATGCCGGAATATTGGCCATTTTCATGACGAAAAACAGTGCGGCCGGGTCCGGTTTCTTCTGTGGCAAGGTGTCGCCACCGATGATCCATTTGAAGTAACGACCGATTTTCATCTGATCCAGCAGCGGTGCGACGAAGCGCTCCGGCTTGTTGGTGATCAGGGCCATTTCCACGCCTTGCTTGTTCAGCCACTTGAGGGTGTCACGCACGCCAGGGTAAACCACCGTCAGCTCGTGACCGTCCTCATAAAAGCCGTTGAACAACTCCAGGGCATGCTCGGCCTCGACCTCATCGACACCCTCGGCGTCGATGTGGTTGGCCAGTGCCCGGCGCACCAGCA carries:
- a CDS encoding phosphoglycolate phosphatase, with amino-acid sequence MSGFEQLFPGALPRLVMFDLDGTLVDSVPDLAAAVDNMLLKLGRAPAGIESVRDWVGNGVHMLVRRALANHIDAEGVDEVEAEHALELFNGFYEDGHELTVVYPGVRDTLKWLNKQGVEMALITNKPERFVAPLLDQMKIGRYFKWIIGGDTLPQKKPDPAALFFVMKMANIPASQSLFVGDSRSDVQAAKAAGVKCVALSYGYNHGRPIAEESPALVIDDLRKLIRGCLDPAAEITLADAVQPPSGNAIVVVTRKLWMKVIKALARWRWRA